A single window of Acidimicrobiales bacterium DNA harbors:
- a CDS encoding M50 family metallopeptidase → MSVQRQNWRDTIETDPLGLANRRHFEDDNDGQQAPPDPRSQRMDLLRLGLGVAAVIAIGFLAGAGETVLLIIALVLCIVAHEFGHFIAAKTGGIKVTQFFVGFGPRLWSVVRGETEYGVKALPLGGYCRILGMNSLEEVDPADERRTYRAAPMWRRLLIDVAGSSAHFIIALVVLFAMFFWTGDQGRYLTNVPANNPISQILAFNNGQSPAAQAGFQVRDRIEAIDGQRFSSWLQQGKFIQARPGQRLDVTVSRDGRILHLFPTPVPASAAKVTGSKNLPAGNAGIIGLGVAPTIHSSLSASVSEAGGAFVAGGAQTFSALGHLVTLHGISSYFQMLTSQKAATSNSNQVVTVVGLPSVLHQASQSGLPTVLWVVALINISIGIINLLPLFPLDGGRVAIDLYEGVRSVRRPYRVDMLKLLPVLYASLAFFVLYSAGWILINLRTLSS, encoded by the coding sequence GTGAGCGTCCAGCGCCAGAACTGGCGCGACACCATCGAGACCGATCCGCTGGGGTTGGCCAACCGTCGCCATTTCGAAGACGACAACGACGGGCAGCAGGCGCCGCCCGATCCGCGTTCTCAGCGAATGGATCTGCTCCGCCTGGGACTCGGTGTTGCCGCAGTGATCGCGATCGGGTTCCTGGCCGGTGCCGGCGAGACGGTCCTGCTCATCATCGCACTGGTCCTGTGCATCGTTGCGCACGAGTTCGGCCATTTCATCGCCGCCAAGACCGGCGGGATAAAGGTGACCCAGTTCTTCGTAGGGTTCGGGCCGCGACTCTGGTCTGTCGTCAGAGGCGAGACGGAGTACGGGGTAAAGGCCCTCCCTCTCGGCGGTTATTGCCGAATCCTCGGAATGAACAGCCTCGAAGAGGTCGACCCAGCGGACGAACGGCGCACCTACCGCGCGGCACCGATGTGGCGGCGGCTTCTGATCGACGTCGCCGGATCATCGGCCCATTTCATCATCGCCCTCGTCGTCCTGTTCGCAATGTTCTTCTGGACCGGGGACCAAGGTCGGTACCTGACCAACGTCCCCGCCAACAACCCGATCAGCCAGATCCTCGCGTTCAACAATGGACAGAGCCCAGCCGCACAAGCCGGCTTCCAAGTGCGGGACCGGATCGAGGCGATCGACGGTCAGAGGTTCTCGTCGTGGCTGCAGCAGGGGAAGTTCATCCAGGCCCGTCCCGGGCAGAGGCTCGATGTCACCGTCTCCCGTGACGGTCGGATCCTCCACCTTTTCCCGACTCCGGTTCCGGCAAGCGCGGCCAAAGTCACGGGATCGAAGAACCTCCCGGCGGGCAACGCCGGCATCATCGGCCTCGGGGTCGCCCCGACGATCCACTCGTCGCTGAGTGCGTCCGTCAGCGAGGCGGGCGGGGCGTTCGTCGCCGGCGGAGCGCAAACATTCAGCGCTCTCGGGCATCTGGTCACCCTGCATGGGATCAGCTCCTACTTCCAGATGCTGACCAGCCAGAAGGCGGCAACGTCTAACTCGAATCAGGTTGTGACGGTCGTCGGGCTGCCGAGCGTTCTTCATCAGGCGTCTCAGAGCGGCCTTCCCACCGTCCTGTGGGTGGTCGCGCTCATCAACATCTCGATCGGGATCATCAACCTGCTGCCGCTCTTCCCGCTGGATGGCGGCCGGGTGGCCATCGATCTTTACGAGGGCGTTCGAAGCGTCAGGCGGCCGTACCGGGTCGACATGTTGAAGCTGCTGCCGGTGCTCTACGCGAGCCTCGCCTTCTTCGTCCTCTACAGCGCGGGCTGGATTCTGATCAACCTGCGCACACTCAGCTCGTAG
- the tsf gene encoding translation elongation factor Ts, whose amino-acid sequence MAEISARDVKALRDATGAGMMDAKKALTEADGDFQAAVSWLRERGLGKAAERSDRENVEGAVGVAISGNAAALVELKSETDFVAKSPQFVSLVNKLAKDVAANGDAVVDGYKDAIDDLKLTLKENIEIGRVVSFDAADGNILDTYLHIQNGRGVNAVIVELSGGTAELAHDVAVHIAFGRPAYLQRDEVPTAEVDAERVALEAQTRNEGKPEQAIPKIVDGRLDGWFKRVPGGVLIEQPFARDDKQTVAQVLGSAKVVRFAQAVIGV is encoded by the coding sequence ATGGCAGAGATCTCGGCCAGAGACGTGAAGGCCCTTCGCGACGCGACCGGCGCCGGGATGATGGACGCGAAGAAGGCTCTTACCGAAGCGGACGGAGACTTTCAGGCTGCGGTGTCGTGGCTTCGTGAGCGCGGACTCGGCAAGGCTGCCGAGAGGTCCGACCGCGAAAACGTAGAGGGCGCTGTCGGAGTAGCCATCTCCGGCAACGCGGCAGCCCTCGTAGAGCTGAAGTCGGAGACCGACTTCGTTGCCAAGTCTCCGCAGTTCGTGAGCTTGGTCAACAAGCTCGCTAAGGACGTTGCCGCCAACGGCGACGCGGTGGTCGACGGCTACAAGGACGCCATAGACGATCTCAAGCTCACCTTGAAGGAAAACATCGAGATCGGCCGTGTTGTCAGCTTCGACGCCGCCGACGGCAACATCCTTGACACCTATCTCCACATCCAGAACGGCAGAGGTGTGAACGCGGTGATCGTCGAACTGTCGGGCGGCACCGCTGAGCTCGCGCACGACGTTGCGGTCCACATCGCGTTCGGTCGGCCCGCCTACCTCCAGCGCGACGAGGTACCGACCGCCGAGGTGGATGCTGAGCGCGTTGCCCTGGAGGCCCAGACACGAAACGAGGGCAAGCCCGAGCAGGCGATACCCAAGATCGTCGACGGCCGCCTGGACGGATGGTTCAAACGGGTACCCGGCGGCGTGCTGATCGAACAGCCATTCGCTCGGGACGACAAGCAAACTGTTGCCCAGGTGCTCGGGTCGGCGAAGGTCGTCCGTTTCGCCCAGGCCGTAATCGGCGTCTGA
- the whiG gene encoding RNA polymerase sigma factor WhiG has translation MGDGEESVDLLWEDYKQTGDQRIRDQLIVRYSPLVKFVAGRVSAGLPHSIDQADLVSYGMFGLIDAIEKFDMSRNIKFETYAITRIKGAIIDELRSIDWVPRSVRAKARSVEQAYASLEASLGRAPSDAEVATELNIGESELQQIFSQISYIGIVALDEVISGGERGESATLGDTLADRGDGPMAAFEVEEMKQILAGAINRLGDREKIVLSLYYYENLTLAQIGEVLGVTESRVCQIHTKAIMQLRGRMLLADR, from the coding sequence ATGGGAGACGGGGAAGAAAGCGTCGACCTTCTGTGGGAGGACTACAAGCAGACCGGCGATCAGCGCATCCGCGACCAGCTGATTGTCCGATACTCCCCCCTCGTGAAGTTCGTGGCCGGCCGCGTCTCCGCAGGCCTGCCCCACAGCATCGACCAGGCTGACTTGGTCAGCTACGGGATGTTCGGCTTGATCGATGCGATCGAGAAGTTCGACATGAGCCGCAACATCAAGTTCGAGACCTACGCGATCACCAGGATCAAAGGTGCCATCATCGACGAGCTGAGATCGATCGACTGGGTGCCCCGCTCAGTCCGTGCGAAAGCCCGCTCGGTCGAGCAGGCCTATGCCAGTCTCGAGGCGTCTCTCGGCCGCGCCCCGTCCGATGCCGAGGTGGCGACGGAGCTCAATATCGGGGAGTCGGAGCTGCAGCAGATCTTCAGCCAAATCTCCTACATCGGCATCGTCGCGCTTGACGAGGTCATCTCCGGTGGCGAGCGAGGCGAGTCCGCCACGCTGGGCGACACCCTGGCCGACCGGGGCGACGGCCCCATGGCGGCATTCGAGGTCGAGGAGATGAAGCAGATCCTGGCCGGCGCCATCAACCGCCTGGGTGACCGGGAGAAGATCGTCCTCAGCCTCTACTACTACGAGAACCTGACCCTCGCCCAGATCGGCGAGGTGCTCGGCGTCACCGAAAGCCGCGTATGCCAGATACACACCAAGGCGATCATGCAACTTCGCGGCCGGATGCTCCTCGCTGACCGCTGA
- the frr gene encoding ribosome recycling factor, whose protein sequence is MDDSYVDAVLEDVRDKMVKAVEHTRGEFATIRTGRAAPALVEKLKVEYYGSEVPLQQLAGIQVPEAKLMVITPYDKGSLKAIEKAIQNSDLGVNPGNDGSVIRLSFPPLTEERRKAFVKVAHQKAEEGRVAVRNIRRSARKDLEGLEKDGEISSDELDRAEKELERVTHDFVAEIDRDLHNKEEELLTV, encoded by the coding sequence ATGGACGACAGCTATGTCGACGCCGTGCTCGAGGACGTCCGGGACAAGATGGTCAAGGCGGTGGAGCACACTCGAGGCGAGTTCGCCACGATCCGCACCGGCCGGGCCGCGCCGGCGCTGGTCGAGAAGCTCAAGGTCGAGTACTACGGGTCCGAGGTGCCCCTTCAGCAGCTTGCCGGCATCCAGGTGCCCGAGGCGAAGCTGATGGTTATCACCCCTTACGACAAGGGTTCGCTCAAGGCGATCGAGAAGGCGATCCAGAACTCGGACCTGGGCGTGAACCCGGGCAACGACGGATCGGTCATCAGGCTGAGCTTCCCGCCCCTCACCGAAGAGCGGCGGAAGGCCTTCGTCAAGGTCGCCCACCAGAAGGCTGAAGAGGGTCGTGTGGCGGTGCGCAATATCCGCCGGTCCGCACGGAAGGACCTGGAAGGTCTCGAGAAGGACGGCGAGATTTCCAGCGACGAGCTGGACCGGGCGGAAAAAGAGCTTGAAAGGGTGACCCATGACTTCGTCGCCGAGATCGACCGTGATTTGCACAACAAAGAGGAAGAGCTTCTGACCGTCTGA
- a CDS encoding phosphatidate cytidylyltransferase — protein sequence MSERRDRKDWSERRPAEGVRIIRAEEAQAALDAGEAAGRRPDDELRFGDVPPAPQGPRPPHRFPLPDSVDPASAVPMPPLAVPVYSEERNRGRRFSPAERDWSADPSSDPAAEPTAEPSAEPTAEPSAFDPAAAHRFVVPPAEADPVGTDRPDDLWEVGERTTEMDLPAHISTGIEPGEAPWAKESSAPAWAEDPPRPSASSFRASTPWNSAEGRTPPPAEPPVSYEPDPTDAGARGGTELPHWSDPPTGEVPKILIGDADEDNDDLSAWRALGTRGTQWRDSGDDWEQFDELGDLADLEPEGVLNQSRTEHSDLYSFDEDFERIEARRTGAVPVVGAEDEFDTVEANAASAPPAPSTRPRHSRGAPRRARMEPPVGTNGTGSRGEDLPSRVVIGLGLIVLLIICYAIGSKALVVLATVVITAAAAEAYGMLQRSGFRPATLLGLVGTVGVCLGAYWKGVEALPLVTVLVFGGAMMWYLLRIVDARPLANVAVTSMTFVWVAVLGSYAPLMLRAHHGKGLFLGAVVVAVASDIVAFLVGRWVGSRPMAPGVSPGKTVEGFIGGLVAAVIVGAIIGKELTPWGGMKHGLVLGVVVGLIAPAGDLFESMIKRDLGVKDSGVLLGGHGGLLDRFDSLLVVLPAAYYVATLFSIVR from the coding sequence GTGAGCGAGCGCAGAGACAGGAAAGACTGGTCAGAGCGCCGTCCGGCCGAGGGTGTTCGAATCATCCGGGCGGAAGAGGCGCAGGCCGCGCTTGACGCAGGGGAGGCCGCCGGTCGCCGCCCTGACGACGAATTGCGCTTCGGCGACGTCCCGCCGGCGCCTCAGGGTCCTCGTCCTCCGCATCGTTTTCCACTGCCCGACTCGGTCGACCCGGCGTCCGCGGTGCCGATGCCCCCGCTCGCTGTGCCGGTCTATTCCGAGGAACGCAACCGGGGCCGTCGGTTCTCGCCCGCCGAGCGTGACTGGTCGGCCGATCCCTCGTCCGATCCCGCCGCCGAGCCCACCGCAGAACCCTCCGCCGAGCCCACCGCAGAACCCTCCGCATTCGATCCCGCCGCAGCGCATCGTTTCGTGGTCCCCCCCGCCGAGGCCGATCCCGTCGGCACGGATAGGCCCGACGACCTTTGGGAAGTCGGGGAACGGACGACCGAGATGGACCTTCCGGCCCATATTTCGACCGGGATCGAGCCGGGCGAGGCGCCCTGGGCCAAGGAGAGCTCCGCCCCTGCTTGGGCCGAAGATCCGCCCCGGCCATCCGCAAGTTCCTTCCGTGCGTCGACACCTTGGAATTCGGCCGAGGGGCGGACGCCGCCGCCGGCGGAACCGCCCGTTTCCTATGAGCCGGATCCGACCGACGCCGGAGCACGAGGAGGCACCGAATTGCCCCACTGGAGTGATCCGCCCACGGGGGAGGTCCCGAAGATTCTCATCGGTGATGCGGACGAGGACAACGACGACCTCTCCGCATGGCGAGCCCTCGGCACTCGCGGCACCCAGTGGCGAGACAGCGGGGACGACTGGGAGCAGTTCGACGAGTTGGGCGATCTGGCGGACCTCGAACCCGAGGGGGTGCTCAACCAGTCGCGGACGGAGCACTCCGACCTCTACTCCTTTGATGAGGACTTCGAGCGGATTGAAGCCCGTCGAACAGGGGCAGTGCCCGTCGTCGGCGCGGAAGACGAGTTCGACACTGTGGAGGCGAACGCGGCCAGCGCGCCGCCCGCTCCTTCAACCCGGCCGCGCCACAGCCGCGGCGCGCCGAGGCGCGCTCGCATGGAGCCGCCCGTCGGAACCAACGGCACCGGATCGCGTGGCGAGGACCTGCCGAGCCGGGTCGTCATCGGCCTAGGACTCATCGTCCTGCTCATCATTTGCTACGCGATCGGATCGAAGGCTCTCGTCGTCCTCGCGACAGTCGTCATCACCGCCGCCGCGGCGGAGGCGTACGGGATGCTCCAGCGCTCCGGCTTCCGTCCGGCGACGCTTCTAGGACTGGTGGGCACCGTCGGTGTCTGCCTCGGCGCCTACTGGAAGGGCGTCGAGGCGCTGCCTCTCGTCACTGTTCTCGTCTTCGGCGGGGCGATGATGTGGTACCTGCTGCGGATCGTCGACGCCCGGCCGTTAGCCAACGTCGCCGTGACATCCATGACGTTCGTTTGGGTGGCCGTCCTCGGCTCTTATGCGCCACTGATGCTCCGTGCGCACCACGGCAAGGGCCTGTTCCTCGGCGCAGTCGTCGTAGCGGTCGCCTCTGACATCGTCGCCTTCCTCGTTGGAAGGTGGGTCGGAAGTCGCCCGATGGCGCCCGGGGTGAGCCCGGGCAAGACGGTCGAAGGTTTCATCGGAGGGCTTGTCGCCGCGGTCATTGTCGGAGCGATCATCGGCAAGGAGCTGACCCCATGGGGAGGCATGAAGCACGGCCTCGTCCTCGGCGTCGTCGTGGGTCTGATCGCGCCAGCGGGCGACCTGTTCGAGTCGATGATCAAACGTGATCTCGGCGTGAAAGACTCCGGAGTACTGCTGGGTGGCCACGGAGGTTTGCTCGACCGATTCGACTCGTTGCTGGTGGTGTTGCCCGCCGCCTATTACGTGGCGACCCTGTTCAGCATCGTCAGGTAG
- the ispG gene encoding flavodoxin-dependent (E)-4-hydroxy-3-methylbut-2-enyl-diphosphate synthase, protein MATAQSRYPRRPTRQVVLRHPRNEVRVGGGAPISVQSMTITKTADVEGTLAQIYELNAAGADIVRCTCNEKEAAEGLARIVPRSPVPIVADIHFHVEMALAALEAGVHCLRLNPGNLRKPEEIKLVARECKDRGVPVRIGVNAGSLDPRLYKKYGGATPEALVESAQIELGLFAEEGFDDVKISVKASNVPLMIEAYRQLSEVTDHPLHLGVTEAGPPPAGTIKATGGIATLLAEGIGDTIRYSLTADPVEEARAGRVLLEALGLRERTSVDLIACPACGRAEIDVYKVAQEAQAALENREIPLQVAVMGCVVNGPGEARSADLGIAAGRHRGHLFIRGQIVRVVPEDEMVTALVDEAEKLVKEGIAARLAAADSSAAAEAEADRAALLDAKGADANQSEARVELIDRRLREADAGDSE, encoded by the coding sequence ATGGCTACCGCCCAGTCCCGTTACCCACGCCGCCCGACCCGCCAGGTGGTGCTTCGTCACCCGAGGAACGAGGTCCGCGTCGGAGGCGGGGCCCCCATCAGCGTTCAGTCCATGACGATCACCAAGACGGCTGATGTCGAAGGGACCCTCGCCCAGATCTATGAGTTGAACGCAGCCGGCGCCGACATCGTCCGGTGCACATGCAACGAGAAGGAAGCGGCTGAAGGGCTCGCTCGGATAGTTCCGCGGAGCCCGGTCCCGATCGTCGCCGACATTCATTTCCACGTCGAGATGGCGCTCGCCGCGCTGGAGGCCGGCGTGCACTGCCTCCGGCTCAATCCCGGCAACCTGCGCAAGCCGGAAGAGATCAAGCTGGTCGCCCGGGAGTGCAAGGACCGCGGCGTGCCCGTGAGGATCGGCGTGAACGCCGGGTCGCTCGACCCGCGGCTTTACAAGAAGTACGGCGGCGCAACTCCCGAAGCGTTGGTCGAGTCGGCGCAGATCGAGCTCGGCCTGTTCGCCGAGGAGGGCTTCGACGACGTCAAGATCTCGGTCAAGGCGTCGAACGTTCCTCTCATGATCGAGGCGTACCGGCAGCTCTCCGAAGTGACCGACCACCCGCTCCACCTCGGCGTCACTGAGGCCGGACCCCCCCCGGCTGGAACCATCAAGGCCACCGGTGGAATTGCCACACTGCTTGCAGAAGGGATCGGGGACACGATCCGCTATTCGCTGACCGCCGACCCGGTCGAGGAGGCCCGCGCCGGTCGCGTCCTTCTGGAGGCGCTCGGCCTGAGGGAACGCACGTCGGTCGACCTCATCGCTTGCCCCGCTTGCGGGCGCGCCGAAATCGACGTGTACAAGGTCGCCCAGGAGGCGCAGGCCGCTTTGGAGAACCGCGAGATCCCGCTGCAGGTCGCAGTGATGGGCTGCGTCGTGAACGGGCCCGGGGAAGCGCGTTCCGCAGACCTGGGCATCGCGGCCGGCCGGCACCGAGGCCACCTGTTCATACGCGGGCAGATCGTTCGGGTGGTGCCCGAGGACGAGATGGTGACCGCCCTGGTCGACGAGGCCGAGAAGCTCGTCAAGGAAGGCATCGCCGCCCGTCTCGCCGCCGCGGACTCGTCGGCTGCCGCGGAAGCGGAGGCCGATCGCGCCGCGCTTCTAGACGCGAAAGGCGCGGATGCCAACCAGAGCGAGGCCCGCGTCGAGTTGATCGATCGCCGACTGCGCGAGGCCGACGCCGGCGACAGCGAATAG
- the pyrH gene encoding UMP kinase — protein MNQPPPWKRVVLKISGEAFASDAADETIDGTVVERIAKEIAEVGAETGTQIAVVVGGGNIWRGATGSASGMDRATADYMGMLATVINALALQDALERLGQPTRVQTAIGMSQIAEPYIRLRAIRHLEKGRVVVFAAGTGNPFFTTDTAGALRAVEIDAGVLLKGTHGGADGVYDDDPRTNPDAKLLPEVTFDEVLAKQLRAMDLTAITLCKENDLPILVFSIMELGNLRRALVGEQIGTLIR, from the coding sequence ATGAACCAACCGCCGCCGTGGAAGCGGGTAGTTCTGAAAATCTCCGGTGAGGCGTTCGCCAGCGACGCCGCCGACGAAACGATCGACGGCACCGTCGTCGAGCGAATCGCAAAGGAGATCGCCGAGGTCGGAGCCGAAACCGGCACCCAGATAGCGGTGGTTGTCGGTGGAGGCAACATCTGGCGCGGCGCGACCGGGTCCGCATCGGGGATGGACAGGGCAACGGCGGACTACATGGGCATGCTCGCCACTGTCATCAACGCGCTCGCTCTACAGGACGCCCTCGAACGGCTGGGCCAGCCCACCCGGGTGCAGACGGCGATTGGCATGTCCCAGATCGCCGAGCCGTATATTCGCCTGAGGGCGATCCGGCACCTCGAGAAGGGCAGGGTCGTCGTGTTCGCGGCAGGGACCGGCAACCCGTTCTTCACCACCGACACCGCCGGCGCCCTGAGGGCCGTCGAGATCGACGCCGGCGTCCTCCTCAAGGGGACCCACGGCGGCGCCGACGGGGTCTACGACGACGACCCGAGAACCAACCCTGACGCCAAGCTCCTGCCCGAAGTGACCTTCGACGAGGTTCTGGCCAAGCAGCTTCGTGCGATGGACCTGACCGCCATCACCCTCTGCAAGGAGAACGACCTGCCGATCCTCGTGTTCTCCATCATGGAGCTCGGAAACCTGCGTCGCGCCCTGGTGGGGGAGCAGATCGGTACGCTGATCCGGTAA
- the dxr gene encoding 1-deoxy-D-xylulose-5-phosphate reductoisomerase has protein sequence MKSVTLVGSTGSIGTQAVDVVTSSAGSYRVVAIGASSSVDRLAEQAVELRPERVAIADKSRATELESRVPAGVEVLAGADALAEIAKDGDIVVNGVVGFAGLPVTLAALQAGRRLALANKESLIAGGPVVQAARATEGAEIIPVDSEHCAVHQCLRAILGEKGMASLPNPPSMPLRRVVLTASGGPFRGRTRQSLSEVTVEDALAHPTWRMGPKITVDSSTLMNKGLEVIEAHELFGVSYDRIEVVVHPQSVVHSMVETTDGATLAQLSLPDMRLPIGYALAYPDRLETPFGAIDWASVGSLDFELPDRGAFPCLELAYRAGRAGGVAPAWLNGANEIAVAAFLEGAIRWVDIPDVISAALDDCPASVPGTVADVLEADRAGRDLALAAVGRLARAGR, from the coding sequence TTGAAGTCCGTCACCCTCGTGGGTTCCACGGGGTCGATCGGCACCCAGGCAGTCGACGTGGTCACCTCCTCGGCCGGGTCTTACCGGGTGGTCGCGATTGGAGCGTCCTCGTCTGTCGACCGCCTGGCTGAACAAGCCGTCGAACTTCGGCCCGAGAGGGTCGCGATCGCCGACAAGTCCCGCGCGACTGAACTCGAGTCGCGCGTGCCGGCCGGCGTGGAAGTGCTCGCCGGAGCCGACGCGCTCGCCGAGATCGCAAAGGACGGTGACATCGTCGTCAACGGAGTGGTCGGTTTCGCCGGCCTGCCCGTCACTCTCGCCGCGCTCCAGGCGGGCCGCCGTTTAGCCCTTGCCAACAAGGAGTCGCTGATCGCCGGCGGGCCCGTTGTTCAGGCGGCTCGTGCGACGGAGGGCGCAGAGATCATCCCGGTCGATTCCGAGCACTGCGCCGTTCACCAGTGCTTACGGGCGATTCTCGGGGAAAAAGGGATGGCGTCGTTGCCCAATCCGCCCTCGATGCCGCTGCGCCGAGTGGTGTTGACCGCGAGCGGCGGCCCTTTCCGCGGCAGGACCCGTCAATCCCTTTCTGAAGTGACCGTGGAGGACGCCCTTGCCCATCCAACGTGGCGGATGGGGCCGAAAATAACGGTCGACTCCTCGACGCTCATGAACAAAGGGCTCGAGGTGATCGAGGCGCACGAGCTGTTCGGCGTCTCTTATGACCGGATCGAGGTGGTCGTGCATCCGCAGTCGGTGGTCCATTCGATGGTCGAGACGACCGATGGCGCGACCCTCGCCCAACTATCGCTTCCTGATATGCGGCTTCCGATCGGTTACGCGCTGGCCTATCCGGACAGGCTCGAAACCCCGTTCGGCGCCATCGACTGGGCCTCGGTCGGTTCACTCGATTTCGAGTTGCCTGATCGTGGCGCGTTCCCGTGCCTCGAACTGGCGTACAGGGCCGGCCGCGCCGGGGGCGTGGCGCCGGCATGGCTCAACGGAGCCAACGAAATCGCGGTCGCCGCGTTCCTGGAAGGCGCGATCAGGTGGGTCGACATACCCGACGTGATATCCGCAGCCCTTGATGACTGTCCTGCGAGCGTTCCCGGTACGGTGGCTGATGTGCTGGAAGCCGATCGGGCCGGACGGGACCTCGCTCTTGCCGCAGTAGGCCGCCTCGCCCGCGCAGGGCGGTGA
- the rpsB gene encoding 30S ribosomal protein S2, giving the protein MAVVTMRQLLEAGVHFGHQTRRWNPKMKRFIFGERNGIYIIDLNQTLERIDVAYSFVRDLVADNGSVLFVGTKKQTQDPIARYADQCGMPYINERWLGGMLTNFSTIAGRVKKMQEYERMRSAGDFEAMPKKEALILSRELDKLQRNLGGIRGMSRLPEAVFIIDTKKEHIAVTEANKLNIPIVAVVDTNCDPDLIDYVIPGNDDAIRAGTLMCRIIADAVEEGRFIASRRASRNGVQAAGPPVLDPEEEARRAEQQREARRQAAIAQADREARLTSGATPQTAATQPPATQPPTTQPPATQPAGSAEAETASEPPAPSAEAPAPAPEASGSGDGGTSTAPTTDGPTADPTTAGPTADPTTAPPTAAPATPTPAVPTPAVPTPPTTPEAVSTEE; this is encoded by the coding sequence ATGGCCGTCGTCACGATGAGGCAGCTCCTGGAGGCTGGAGTCCATTTCGGACACCAGACCCGGCGCTGGAACCCGAAGATGAAGCGATTCATCTTTGGTGAACGCAACGGCATCTACATAATCGATCTCAATCAGACTCTCGAACGGATCGACGTCGCGTACTCGTTCGTTCGCGATCTGGTGGCGGACAACGGCTCTGTCCTCTTCGTGGGAACCAAGAAGCAGACTCAGGATCCGATAGCGCGCTACGCCGACCAGTGCGGGATGCCGTACATCAACGAACGCTGGCTCGGCGGGATGCTGACGAACTTCTCGACCATCGCCGGCCGGGTCAAGAAGATGCAGGAGTACGAGAGGATGCGGTCGGCCGGTGACTTCGAGGCGATGCCGAAGAAGGAGGCCCTGATCCTCAGCCGTGAGCTCGACAAGCTTCAGAGAAACCTCGGCGGCATCCGCGGAATGTCGAGGCTGCCCGAAGCGGTGTTCATCATCGACACCAAGAAAGAGCACATCGCGGTCACAGAGGCCAACAAGCTGAACATACCGATCGTCGCCGTCGTTGACACGAACTGCGACCCCGACCTCATCGACTACGTGATCCCGGGTAACGACGACGCAATCAGGGCCGGCACCCTGATGTGCCGGATCATTGCCGACGCAGTCGAAGAGGGGCGATTCATCGCTTCTCGTCGCGCCTCTCGCAACGGGGTGCAAGCGGCAGGACCCCCTGTCCTGGATCCGGAGGAGGAAGCCCGCCGGGCCGAACAGCAGCGGGAGGCCCGTCGGCAAGCCGCTATCGCACAGGCGGACAGAGAGGCGCGCCTTACAAGTGGCGCCACGCCGCAGACCGCAGCGACTCAGCCTCCTGCGACTCAACCTCCGACGACTCAGCCTCCTGCGACTCAGCCCGCGGGATCGGCCGAGGCTGAGACAGCGTCCGAGCCGCCGGCGCCGTCGGCAGAAGCGCCGGCGCCAGCACCCGAAGCGTCAGGATCCGGCGACGGCGGGACGAGTACGGCTCCCACGACCGACGGCCCCACCGCCGACCCCACGACCGCCGGCCCCACCGCCGACCCCACGACCGCTCCCCCGACCGCCGCCCCCGCGACCCCAACCCCCGCGGTCCCAACCCCCGCGGTCCCAACCCCCCCGACAACACCCGAAGCAGTTAGCACCGAGGAGTAG